In Naumovozyma castellii chromosome 1, complete genome, one DNA window encodes the following:
- the ARG4 gene encoding argininosuccinate lyase ARG4 (ancestral locus Anc_1.354), translating to MSDSTQKLWGGRFTGETDPLMHLYNASLPYDYKMYKADLDGTKVYTSGLQKIGLLTEEELAKIHVGLDQIKKEWDEDKFVRHPNDEDIHTANERRLGEIIGRDIAGKVHTGRSRNDQCVTDLRIYCRDVLNEKLFPALTSLIQVLIKRGEEEIDILMPGYTHLQRAQPIRWSHWLSSYATYFTEDLNRLKQILVRFNKSPLGAGALAGHPYGIDREFLAEGLEFNGVIGNSLVAVSDRDFVVELMFWSTLFMNHISRFAEDLIIYSTAEFGFIKLNDAYSTGSSLMPQKKNADSLELLRGKSGRVFGDLSGFLMSLKGIPSTYDKDMQEDKEALFDCLTTVEHSILIATGVISTLAVQEEKMKNALTMDMLATDLADYLVRKGVPFRETHHISGECVALAENLGLSGIDKLSLEQYQKIDARFAEDLYETFNFEQSVERRDATGGTAKSAVFKQLKNLQSQL from the coding sequence ATGTCTGACAGCACTCAAAAGTTATGGGGTGGTAGATTTACCGGTGAAACTGATCCATTGATGCATTTGTATAATGCTTCCTTACCTTACGATTACAAGATGTACAAGGCCGATTTAGATGGTACTAAGGTTTACACATCTGGTCTACAAAAGATTGGCTTATTgactgaagaagaattggccAAGATCCATGTTGGATTAGATCAAATCAAGAAAGAATGGGATGAAGATAAGTTTGTTCGTCATccaaatgatgaagatatcCATACTGCCAACGAAAGACGTTTGGGTGAAATTATTGGTCGTGATATTGCTGGTAAAGTCCACACTGGGAGATCTCGTAACGATCAATGTGTCACTGATCTAAGAATTTACTGTCGTGATGTCCTTAACGAGAAATTGTTTCCTGCTCTAACTTCTTTGATTCAAGTGTTAATTAAGAgaggtgaagaagaaattgatattttgatgCCGGGATATACTCATTTGCAAAGAGCTCAACCTATTAGATGGTCTCATTGGTTAAGTTCCTATGCCACTTACTTTActgaagatttgaatagATTAAAGCAAATTTTAGTCAGATTCAATAAATCTCCATTAGGTGCAGGTGCTCTAGCTGGTCATCCATATGGGATTGACAGAGAATTCCTAGCTGAAGGGTTAGAATTCAATGGTGTTATTGGTAACTCACTTGTCGCCGTCTCTGACAGAGATTTCGTTGTGGAACTGATGTTTTGGAGTACTTTATTCATGAACCATATTTCACGTTTTGCAGAAGATTTGATCATTTACTCTACTGCTGAATTTggtttcattaaattaaatgatgcCTATTCCACTGGTTCTTCATTGATGCcacaaaagaagaatgcTGATTCCCTAGAACTATTAAGAGGTAAATCTGGTAGAGTTTTCGGTGATCTAAGTGGGTTTTTGATGAGTTTGAAGGGTATTCCTTCCACTTACGATAAGGACATGcaagaagataaagaagCTTTATTCGACTGTTTAACTACTGTGGAACATTCCATCCTAATTGCTACTGGTGTCATTTCTACTTTAGCcgttcaagaagaaaagatgaaaaatgcTTTAACCATGGATATGCTAGCAACCGATTTAGCTGATTATTTGGTTAGAAAGGGTGTTCCATTTAGAGAAACACATCACATTTCAGGTGAATGTGTTGCATTGGCTGAAAACTTAGGTCTAAGTGGGATTGATAAATTATCTTTAGAACAGtatcaaaaaattgatgCCAGATTTGCTGAAGATTTATAtgaaact
- the DED81 gene encoding asparagine--tRNA ligase DED81 (ancestral locus Anc_1.353) — protein sequence MSSYIKESVGIDELTVSGSQEQPFKTPAFALFANLQNNGEDAAEPKLFVFKPEDNEFVEISASALKKARKGADGLKKKLLKQKEQELKKQQQDVENAAKQMAAMNITIEEDKSLPVAKKFKIKGSYGQVGQRVKISGWVHRFRSNKKVVFLVLRDGTGFLQCVLTGDLALAKQTLDITLETTVTLYGTIIKVPEGKTAPGDVELVVDYYEVVGQAPSGEEAFTNKIAEDSDPSLLLDQRHLALRGETLSGVMKVRAALLRAVRRVYEEEGLLEVTPPCMVQTQVEGGSTLFKLDYYGEEAFLTQSSQLYLETCLPALGDVFCVQESFRAEKSHTRRHLSEYTHIEAELAFLTFEELLEHIETLIVKSVQYVMEDPVAGPIVNQLHPHFVPPKGPFMRLEYKDAITWLQEHNIKNEDGEDFKFGDDIAEAAERKMTDTLNVPILLTRFPVEIKSFYMPKCKDDPRVTESVDVLMPTVGEITGGSMRISDIDELMAGFKREGIDPKPYYWFIDQRKYGTCPHGGYGLGTERILAWLCNRFTVRDCSLYPRFSGRCKP from the coding sequence ATGTCCTCTTACATTAAAGAATCAGTCGGTATCGACGAATTGACCGTTTCCGGGTCCCAAGAACAACCATTCAAGACCCCAGCTTTCGCCTTGTTTGCCAACTTACAAAACAACGGTGAAGATGCTGCTGAACCAAAATTGTTCGTCTTTAAACCAGAAGACAATGAATTTGTAGAAATATCTGCTTCTGCCTTGAAGAAAGCTCGTAAGGGTGCTGATggtttgaagaagaagttgcTCAAACAAAAGGAgcaagaattgaagaaacaacaacaagacGTTGAAAATGCCGCCAAGCAAATGGCTGCCATGAACATtaccattgaagaagacaAATCCTTACCAGTGGCcaagaaattcaagatCAAGGGTTCATATGGCCAAGTTGGTCAAAGAGTTAAGATCTCTGGTTGGGTTCATAGATTCCGTTCCAACAAGAAGGTTGTCTTCCTTGTCTTGAGAGATGGTACCGGATTCCTTCAATGTGTCTTGACTGGTGACTTAGCGTTAGCCAAGCAAACCCTTGACATAACTTTAGAAACCACTGTTACATTATACGGTACCATTATAAAGGTTCCAGAAGGTAAGACTGCCCCAGGTGATGTTGAATTAGTTGTTGACTATTACGAAGTTGTCGGACAAGCACCATCTGGTGAAGAAGCCTTCACTAACAAGATCGCTGAAGACTCAGACCCATCGTTGTTATTGGATCAACGTCATTTAGCCTTGAGAGGTGAAACACTATCTGGTGTCATGAAGGTCCGTGCTGCTCTGTTAAGAGCCGTTAGACGTGTTtacgaagaagaaggtttATTGGAAGTTACACCACCATGCATGGTCCAAACACAAGTTGAAGGTGGTTCTACGTTATTCAAGTTGGATTATTACGGTGAAGAAGCCTTCTTGACTCAAAGTTCTCAATTATATTTAGAAACTTGTTTACCAGCCTTAGGTGATGTCTTCTGTGTTCAAGAGTCATTCCGTGCAGAAAAATCTCACACCAGAAGACATTTGTCTGAATACACACATATTGAAGCTGAATTGGCTTTCCTAACATTCGAAGAATTGTTGGAACATATTGAAACTTTGATCGTTAAGAGTGTTCAATATGTTATGGAAGATCCAGTAGCCGGTCCAATTGTTAACCAATTACACCCACATTTTGTTCCACCAAAGGGTCCATTTATGAGATTGGAATATAAGGATGCTATCACTTGGTTGCAAGAACATAACATTAAGAACGAAGATGGtgaagatttcaaattcgGTGACGATATCGCTGAAGCTGCTGAAAGAAAGATGACTGATACTCTTAATGTTCCAATCTTGTTGACTAGATTCCCAGTGGAAATTAAATCTTTCTACATGCCAAAATGTAAAGATGATCCACGTGTTACTGAATCTGTGGATGTTCTAATGCCAACTGTCGGTGAAATCACTGGTGGTTCCATGAGAATTAGCGacattgatgaattgatgGCTGGTTTCAAACGTGAAGGTATCGATCCAAAGCCATACTACTGGTTCATCGACCAAAGAAAATACGGTACTTGTCCTCATGGTGGTTACGGTTTGGGTACTGAACGTATCTTGGCTTGGTTATGTAACAGATTCACTGTTAGAGATTGTTCCTTGTACCCTCGTTTCAGTGGTAGATGTAAGCCATAG
- the NCAS0A09030 gene encoding proline--tRNA ligase (ancestral locus Anc_1.352), which yields MSSEETFAKLCLAEKPAESHAVKSLVFKPKTAKTATPVPIVVVALQTTSTPSPVIAQATALKDPRLARDELFKSFFNCDTAKEFTLGYLPNATTEFKLLIDQNLAALDETAVLQLNDTLFIKKSDLCQHLSAFESYKKLVDFSQEVKKEEKPKKEKTDKKEKAQSKAALEDAKLIGITVDKAKDFPGWYSQILTKGEMLDYYDVSGCYILRPPSYAVWENIQRWFDDKIKGLGVQNAYFPMFVSSRVLEKEKDHVEGFAPEVAWVTRAGSSELDEPIAIRPTSETVMYPYYAKWIQSYRDLPLKLNQWNSVVRWEFKHPQPFLRTREFLWQEGHTAFLTGEEAKEEVLQILDFYAGIYEELLAVPVVKGKKTEKEKFAGGDFTTTCEGYIPQTGRAIQGATSHHLGQNFSKMFNLTVENPKGPEFPKVYAYQNSWGISTRSIGVMVMVHSDNKGLVIPPRVAQFQAVVIPVGITKKTSDEQRHHIHESARDIESRLKKSGIRAFGDYNDNYTPGWKFSQYELKGIPIRIELGPKDIEQGHVTVVRRNDARKYSVKVEELETRIPEILDELHDDLFNKAKELYDSHRVVINEWKEFVPALNKKNVIIAPWCGVMECEEDIKESSAKKDDGEEFEEDDKSPSMGAKSLCIPFNQPELKDGQKCIKCDRAAIEYCMFGRSY from the coding sequence ATGTCTAGTGAAGAGACCTTTGCAAAATTATGTCTAGCTGAAAAACCAGCTGAATCTCACGCTGTCAAGTCCTTGGTCTTCAAGCCAAAGACTGCCAAGACCGCTACTCCAGTACCAATCGTGGTTGTTGCCTTGCAAACGACCAGCACCCCATCTCCAGTGATTGCCCAAGCCACAGCTTTGAAAGACCCAAGATTGGCTCGTGACGAATTGTTTAAGAGTTTCTTTAACTGTGATACTGCCAAGGAATTCACTTTAGGTTATTTACCAAATGCTACCACGGAATTCAAGTTGTTAATAGATCAAAACTTGGCAGCTTTGGATGAAACTGCTGTTTTACAATTGAATGACACACTTTTCATTAAGAAATCCGATTTGTGCCAACACTTATCAGCTTTTGAATCTTACAAAAAATTGGTTGATTTCTCCCAAGAAgtaaagaaggaagaaaaacCAAAAAAGGAGAAAACCgataagaaagaaaaagctCAATCTAAGGCTGCATTGGAAGATGCTAAATTGATTGGTATTACCGTCGATAAAGCAAAGGATTTCCCAGGCTGGTATTCTCAAATCTTAACTAAGGGTGAAATGTTGGATTACTATGATGTTTCTGGTTGTTATATTTTAAGACCACCTTCTTATGCTGTTTGGGAAAACATTCAAAGATGGTTCGATGACAAGATCAAAGGTTTAGGCGTTCAAAATGCTTATTTCCCAATGTTCGTGTCCTCTCGTGTtttggaaaaggaaaaggacCATGTGGAAGGTTTTGCTCCAGAAGTTGCTTGGGTTACTAGAGCTGGTTCCTCCGAACTTGACGAACCAATCGCTATTAGACCAACATCTGAAACTGTCATGTACCCATACTATGCTAAATGGATTCAATCTTACAGAGACTTgccattgaaattaaacCAATGGAACTCTGTCGTCAGATGGGAATTTAAGCACCCTCAACCTTTCTTGAGAACAAGAGAATTCTTGTGGCAAGAAGGTCACACTGCTTTCTTGACTGGTGAAGAAGCCAAGGAAGAAGTGCTGCAAATCTTGGATTTCTACGCTGGTATTTACGAAGAATTATTAGCTGTTCCAGTTGTTAAGGGTAAGAAAactgaaaaggaaaagttTGCTGGTGGTGATTTTACCACAACCTGTGAAGGTTACATTCCACAAACTGGTCGTGCCATTCAAGGTGCCACCTCTCATCATTTGGGTCAAAACTTCTCAAAGATGTTTAACTTAACTGTTGAAAATCCAAAGGGTCCAGAATTCCCAAAGGTTTATGCTTACCAAAACTCTTGGGGTATCTCCACTCGTTCTATCGGTGTCATGGTTATGGTTCATTCCGATAACAAGGGTTTAGTTATTCCACCAAGAGTTGCTCAGTTCCAAGCTGTTGTTATCCCAGTCGGGATCACCAAGAAGACTTCTGACGAACAACGTCATCATATCCACGAATCTGCCAGAGATATTGAATCTCGTTTGAAAAAATCTGGTATCAGAGCCTTTGGTGATTACAACGATAATTACACACCAGGTTGGAAATTCTCCCAATACGAACTGAAGGGTATTCCAATCCGTATTGAACTAGGTCCAAAAGATATCGAACAAGGTCACGTTACTGTTGTCCGTAGAAATGATGCCCGTAAATATTCTGTCAAAGTTGAAGAGCTTGAAACTCGTATTCCAGAAATTTTGGATGAACTACATGACGATTTATTCAACAAAGCTAAGGAATTATACGACTCTCATAGAGTTGTTATTAATGAATGGAAAGAATTTGTTCCAGCCttaaacaagaaaaatgtcATTATCGCCCCATGGTGTGGTGTTATGGAAtgtgaagaagatattaagGAATCTTCTGCCAAGAAAGACGATGGTGAAgagtttgaagaagatgataagTCACCAAGCATGGGTGCTAAATCACTTTGTATTCCTTTCAACCAACCTGAATTGAAGGATGGCCAAAAATGTATCAAATGTGACCGTGCTGCTATCGAATACTGTATGTTCGGTCGTTCTTATTAG